In Peromyscus maniculatus bairdii isolate BWxNUB_F1_BW_parent chromosome 9, HU_Pman_BW_mat_3.1, whole genome shotgun sequence, one genomic interval encodes:
- the Saysd1 gene encoding SAYSvFN domain-containing protein 1, protein MEQRLAEFREARKRAALVAQPSTTSQGEQTSAAKAEPAAATPKAAPGWLRRFLTGKASPAITRARPSQVQEAAQQPPQSPAVPLPSSRHQSLLTNITFLKVLLWLVLLGLFVELEFGLAYFVLSMFYWMYVGTRGPGERKEGEKSAYSVFNPGCEAIQGTLTAEQLERELQLRPPRGR, encoded by the exons ATGGAACAGAGGTTAGCAGAGTTCCGGGAGGCCCGCAAACGGGCCGCGCTGGTGGCCCAGCCCTCCACGACGAGCCAGGGCGAGCAGACCTCAGCAGCGAAGGCGGAGCCAGCGGCGGCGACCCCAAAGGCAGCCCCGGGCTGGCTGCGACGCTTCCTGACGGGGAAAGCAAGCCCTGCCATTACGCGGGCCCGGCCCAGCCAGGTTCAG GAAGCAGCCCAGCAGCCCCCACAGAGCCCAGCGGTCCCTCTGCCTTCGTCCCGACACCAGTCTCTCCTGACCAACATCACCTTCTTGAAGGTTCTCCTCTGGCTGGTCCTGCTGGGTCTGTTTGTGGAACTGGAATTTGGCCTGGCTTACTTTGTCCTGTCTATGTTCTATTGGATGTACGTAGGGACTCGGGGTCccggagagaggaaagaaggggagaagagCGCCTACTCTGTGTTCAACCCCGGCTGTGAAGCCATCCAGGGCACCCTGACTGCAGAGCAGCTGGAGCGCGAGTTACAACTCAGGCCCCCACGGGGGAGGTAG